TAGAGATCCGGTCGGTTGGTTTCGAGAGAGAGCGAGCTGGGCTTCTAAGGCGTCGGAGATCCGGTCGGTGGGCGCTGGAGCAAACCgttcgagagagagagcgtcgtcGATGGGCACCAGTGCCGGATTTCCGGTCAGAAGGAGCAAGGGCGTCGGATTTCCGGTCGGTGGGGGAGGGCACGGCGttttgattgcttttttttttgtcaaaaaaaaatggaaacaaaaTGACACGTGGAAAAAAGACTGAAGAGGGACGGATCCAGTGCGCATGTGTAGAAGGACTCCCTGCCCAGACATGGGATTGGCAATGCCTTGTAATTTTGCAGCAAAGATTGTAGGTAATGAAAGAGCACAGCTTGGTGTTGCGTAGTTCCTCAATGTTCTGTCCAAACCAAAGATAACATACGCCAATTTCTCAAAATCGCCAAAACACATAGACCTGAACCATCAACTTCCCCACTATCAATGCACCTGCTATCAAGAAAGACAGCAGGGTGCTCCATTGAAAGAACACAGCTTGCTGACTGCTTTTTGCCACCACTTCCCCGTACTGCTACATATCTTTCACCCACAGCAGAGGAGAGGATGTACTTCCCATCTTCAGTAAAAATCATACAACGAACAGCTCCCTATTAATAGTTAACAAAAGTTATTTGACCAAGACAAAAAGTCAAAGATAACCATTCGATTGCATCGAACTActatttacttaccaaaaccccCGCCATTAGGAAATCTCATTAAATTGGatgtaatattctttttttagacgttaaattttgtttaaagacataAATACcgtcaaaaaataatttaataaaaaatatcaatattaaaaacttaaaaaaactaattaaaacacttaaaattaaataaaacaaaaaaaaatgtttttttgaagaaaacttAGTCCATGTGTTTGGCTTAACTTACAAATCGCTTACTgcggtataaaaataattcaaaggttcTCGGGAtaagccaaaataacaatttagtccctacagtcaaattctgtcaaaacacaATGATTTCATTAGTGTGCCACATCAGCACCAATatgatgacacgtgtcacttttaaaaaaaaaatatattaacatattaaaaattcaaatatataaacctaaattggtttttttattttttctgaaaaaaaaaaaaaaaaaaaaaaaaaaagaggaaggggGCGGCCGGCAACCACCCACCCCTTTAGTGGAGGGGGGTAGTGAGCCACCCCGGCCTATAGGTTGGCTGCGCGGCCCCCCGACCCCATCAAGGGTGGATCGCTGGCCACCCCAGAGcaggctgggggtggccgcgctgccacccccctcccccaagGAGGTGGCTGccacccttcttttttttaactaagggtgttatatgtaaattttgtttataaagttagggtatttgtgtcatttcattttttttttctttttataagtaagaaagtgtcatttcatgttttttaacgaggttgaTTGACAGAATAggggttttggtaagtaaattcAATGTGGTCAGGTGATAagagtgtcagttcatggggatatattgacaatggctggtagttcatggaaaaaaaggtaattaagccatagaattattttttctctttttcaatttcGCGAGATGCGTTTGATATTATTCATGTGATCTCATCTAAAAGTAGTTGAACCACAAGCAATGAGATCTAGCATAAACGGTACCTCCTCCTCTTATAAAAAGGGGTGAAGGGAGTACTTGCAAACTCAAGACCCACCAGAGGCATGTATAACTAaccaaatagaaaagaaaaaattagctAAAAACCACTATCATTTTCTAAATAATGGGAATAAGTGCCCCATGATTGAATGAGACCTGACTGAATTTTGTTGCTAAAATCATCCCTTACTATCTATATTGATTGTCAATTTCACTATAGTCATCTGGAAACTGAGATTTAATTTCCGGTCTAAGTATCTACTTAACACAGCACCACTATTAGCATAATGTGTACATTCACTACCGCTATAAGGCAAGAGTACCACAATAGATGTAGATGATATTTACCAGACGAAACAGACATACAGGATATTGCCCTTGTAGAAGCTCTGAACTTCTGCAACAGGTTTCCTGACAGAGAATCAATTTCACATATCATACCATCAACCCCCGCTGTGTAAATGCATGAACCATGTGTAGAAGATGAAATGGCACTAACACCCCTGCacatgagagagagggagagaagtgGTAGGTCACCCAACTATAGATTTCAATATTACAACTGTTCAACTAAAATCATTCATTATCAGTCGCAGTaataattacatattaaaacTCCAAATTGCATGCCATAATTGATAAAATAGTTACTAGCACATAACTAAGATGTTTTCCGGTGCTCCCTATGAGAATCCTAGTCTTTGACAATAAGACTTTCATAATTCATTATCAACACCATGTTTCTTGCAAACAGTTATGATTGAATTCTTATCTCTTGAGAGGATTTAAACCCCATTAAAAGCATCACGGATATCAAGAGCACAGGATGTCCACCTTGTCTTTTCCAGTTATGTCCATTCAGTGCTGGTGTCAAAGACTGAGCCTGCTGACATCAGCAATTGTTGCAGCTTATGACACAGTATAGGGGTCTGTCTAGGCCTTGATCAACCTGCACTGATTAACTATGGTCCTAAAGCTCAAAGAAGCAGGTGAAGAGACTAACAAAGGATGATAAATATGAAATAGCATTCAGAAAATGAAACAGAGTTTGCTGTGACACCAGGTTACAACAGTCGAGAAGTAAAGAAACTAAGTTGGGAGAATAGAGAAGATTAAAAAATGGGAGCTACATCCAACAGAGGCCAGCTACATCTCTATGTTATACATAGGAATTTTTAGGACCAGAGTACCAAAAGTTTCAATATTTAGacaacaactaaaaaataaCTACGTAACTTTAAGAGAACATATAACACGTGAATTGGTATATCAGATCATTATATAGTGCACATAAAAAACATCACCACTACCCGTTCCTAAGACTAATAATGAGGACCCaagctttcttttcttctttctctccaaagataACCACTTCATGCATTTATAATCAACTGAGAGGTGTCCTCTTTCGGGTCTTGTAAATATATTTGTCTCATTGGTTGCTGTGATGTCTGCAAATTCAGTCTGAATCTGACCCCTGAATGTGTCCCAAATTTTAATGCGGCCATCTCCAGAGCTTATAGCAAAGAAGTCCAAGAAGGACTAAATGATGTCAACAAATCTCTGATATTTGATGAGCCCATGCTCCTGAAATGTACAGTTAAATTACTTAGTTTACCTTACAATAAGAACTATTAAGGTAGATTTAAAGTACATAATTCCCTGGTCCTTTTTTCCCTTGTGGTTgcttaatttgaaaaaagtgggaaaaaaaaaattataactaatCGTGATATCATTACAAGCGTAAGACGCCCCatgtacacatgaagtatacaagagaagccacgGTAGTAGGGACAAgaataacaagaaaatcatgataattgATCACCATGggagaaaggggaaaaaaaagaaaaaaagtaaacagGTTTTGGccaaataaatgaaaaggaaagaaaacttaGTAACCTTAATCAAATACTAAAGTTGTCATCTTCAggttaacaaaaacaaaataagatcccacatgatttttttttttcttttcttcgggTAGGTGGGATTGAATTTGCACGCATGAgagagaaaatacaagaaaacgaACCCACAAACACTGTTGAACGAAAGCCTAGCTCCGTGGATTACGACTCAAGAAGAAGTCAATCCAAAACTCGTTCCCCTCAGAATCATGGTAAGGCTCTTAAcctattataaatttaaaaattctaagcTGGAATGTTAGAGGCCTTAATGATGCAGGAAAACGTATTAGCATCagcaattttttgaaaaattggaaACTTGATGTTGTATGTCTTCAAGAAACCAAGATGGATAATTTTGAGAGTGGCGTTATTCAAAGTATGTGGGTGGGCCCCTTCACGGGTTGAGTGACTCTTCCAGCAGCTGGTACATTGGGTGGTATCCTTTTAATGTGGGATAAACGTACAGTGGAGTTTTAGATGTCGCGTTGGGCACATTCTCTTTATCCTGCAAATTCTTATCAATTACGGACCAGTTTGTCTGGGCGTTTTCAAGGGTCTATGGCCCAAATGCAAATCCAAATAGACATTTTTTTATGAGAATAGCTGTTAGGTATTATTCAGTGGTGGGATGTTCTGTGGTGCATAGGAGGGGATTTTAATGTCACTCCTTTCTCTAATGAAAGAGTTGGGGTTTCCCATGGTACTTCTGCTATGAGGGAATTCTCTGAGTTCATATCAGATCAAGGTTTAATGGATCTACCTTTAACTGGGGGTTCTttcacttggtccaataatcaagaTAATCCCTCTATGTCCAGGATTGATAGATTCTTAGTCTATCCTCTTTGGGAGGAGCATTTTCAGACTTGATTCAGCGTCGCCTTCAACATCCTTGCTCagatcattttcctttgttacTCGACTGTGGTGGTATGACCAGGGGAGCAGGCAcatttaaatttgagaatatgtggttgaaagCCGAAGGTTTTGTAGAGTTAGTCAAACTGTGGTGGGATTCCTACCAGTATTCCAGTACGCCGTGTTTTGTTCTAGCTAAAAAATTGAAGCATCTGAAGCCTGATTTAATTCGTTGGAACTGAGAGGTTTTTGGTAATATAGAAGTGATGAAACAGATCTTACTAGAGGAAATTAAAACTTTTGAAGGTTTAGAAGATGAGCGCCAGTTGGCATGGGAGGAAAGAGATAAGAGGGAGCAGCTGAAAGTTGACTTGGAAAAAGTGCTCTGTATGCAAGAAATAAGTCGGAGACAGAAATCAAGGTCGACTTGGTTAAAAGAGGGGGACCGTAACACCGGATTTTTCCATCGTCTTGCCAATTCTCATAGAAGAAACAACTTTATTTCCAGTCTTTGTATTGAAGGTAATGGTACTTCGGAGCACGAGAAGATAAAAGATTCAATCACTCAATACTATAAGAAACTCTTTTCTGAAACAGCCCCTTGGAGACCCAAGTTAGATGGATTAGATTTTCCTGGTCTAGACCCCTTAGATGTGGTTTGGCTCGAGAGACCGTTCCAAGAGGAGGAAGTTCTTCAAGCTTTGCTTAGCATGGATGAAGACAAAGCTCTGAGCCCCGATGGTTTCTCTATTGCTTTTTATCGTTCCTGTTGGTCTATAATTAAGGCTAATCTTATGAGTGTCTTTCACAACTTTCATAAGCATGAGAGGTTTGATAAGAGTCTTAGTGCTTCTTTTATCGCTCTCATCCCAAAGAAAGACTGGACAACTTGAAGTTGGGGATTTCAAACCTACCAGCCTGGTAGGGAGTTCTTATAAGATTTTGGCAAAAGTTCTTGCTGGTAGATTGAAGAAACTGTTGGGagatctcatttttttttttttttttgataagtaaatttagtatta
The sequence above is drawn from the Alnus glutinosa chromosome 11, dhAlnGlut1.1, whole genome shotgun sequence genome and encodes:
- the LOC133881144 gene encoding uncharacterized protein LOC133881144; the protein is MKQILLEEIKTFEGLEDERQLAWEERDKREQLKVDLEKVLCMQEISRRQKSRSTWLKEGDRNTGFFHRLANSHRRNNFISSLCIEGNGTSEHEKIKDSITQYYKKLFSETAPWRPKLDGLDFPGLDPLDVVWLERPFQEEEVLQALLSMDEDKALSPDGFSIAFYRSCWSIIKANLMSVFHNFHKHERFDKSLSASFIALIPKKDWTT